From Mucilaginibacter gotjawali:
ATAAACTCTTCGCCATTGGTTCGTTTTAAAATACCACCAAAACCACGTACCGCTTCCGAAATTAAAAATGAAGGATATTCGCCCGGGTTATATAAAGCTGTAGGATGGAACTGGATAAATTCCATATTCCTTACTTTACCCTTAGCCCTGTAAACCATAGCTACCCCATCGCCGGTTGCTATGGTTGGATTTGTCGTAATTGAATATATATGCCCGGCACCACCTGAAGCCATCACTGTCACCTTTGAAAGAATCTTTTCAACATTCTTGGTATGGTTATTAAAGGCATAGATACCATAGCAGGTGATATCTGTTGTTGATTTACCTACCAACACTCCTAAATGGTGCTGGGTAATTAAATCAACAGCAAAATAATGGGTTAAAATCTCAATATTAGGATTATTATGGATCTGCTCCAATAACGACCTTTCTATCTCAAAACCGGTGATATCTTTATAATGCAGCACCCTGAATTCTGAGTGGCCACCTTCTTTAGCAAGATCATAAAGGCCATCATTTGTTTTATCAAAATTAGTCCCGTAATCAATAATTTCATTGATCCTGGCCGGACCTTCTTTTACAACTGCTTCTACAACTTCTTTATCACAAAGCCCGTCACCCGAAATTAAAGTATCCTGTATATGCTTTTCGAAGGAATCATCCTTTTTATCAACAACTACGGCAACCCCGCCCTGGGCATACTTAGTGTTTGATTCGTCTTCATTAGATTTCGTAACTATCAGAACTTTACCATGTTTTGCCGCCTTAAGGGCAAAACTCAATCCCGCTATACCTGATCCTACAACCAGGAAATCCACAGTTTTAGTCATAAATTTATTCGCTATGTAAACAATAACCGATGATGTTAATAACCGGTATAAAACATGTTAATTTTGTGTAAACAAAAACCTAATAAGTAATTACCCCGTGGATAAACCCTATTTTTGCGCCTTATCTTATATATTTTTAACCGACTTTTGCGCAGCTAAACAGCCAAAGCTAACATTTTAGAAAGTAATAAAGTATTAACAAAAAAGTTTTTAAATTAAAAGTTGCTTATTAAATCCATCTTAAAATCAATTAAATAACATAAATAAAACAAAGATTTTCTGTGGAAAAGTAATTAGAAAAAATATAAAGGCTATTTTTAAAAACTAATTTTACACATAACTAACACACCAATAACAATAGGTTCTTTATACTTATAAAACTAATTGTTATTAATTGAATTGTTGAAATGGATACCTTCGAAGAAATAAATGTGAAAGGTTTTGCGGATGAATTTATCGATCCGACCCTTGATCTTTTTGATGAAATTGAAAAGTTAAAAAAAGAAAAGAATGCTGTTATCCTTGCTCATTATTACCAGGAACCTGATATCCAGGATATCGCCGACTACATTGGCGATAGTTTGGGATTATCGCAGCAAGCAGCAAAAACTGATGCCGATATTATCGTTTTTGCCGGCGTTCATTTTATGGCCGAAACAGCCAAAATATTATCTCCTTCAAAAAAAGTTTTACTACCCGACATAAAAGCCGGCTGCTCGTTGGCCGACAGCTGCCCGCCCCACTTGTTCAGGAAATTTAAAGAACAATATCCCGATCACCTGGTGATCACTTACGTGAACTGCACAGCCGAACTGAAAGCCATGAGCGATATCGTTTGCACATCAAGCAATGCGGTTGGTATTGTGGAGAGCTTGCCAAAAGACCAGAAGATCATCTTCGGTCCTGATAAAAACCTGGGGGCTTATGTAGCAAAAAAAACCGGAAGGAATCTGGTTTTATGGAACGGCGCCTGTATGGTACATGAGATTTTTTCGAGAGAGAAAATAACCAAACTGAAGGAACGTCACCCGGGCGCTAAACTGCTGGCACATCCTGAATGTGAAGATGCTATCCTGCAAATGGCTGATTATATTGGTTCGACCACAGGAATTTTAAAATATGCGTCAAAACACGGGGATAAAGAATTTATAGTAGCAACGGAATCGGGCATTATTCACCAGATGGAAAAAGAAAATCCTGGTAAAACATTTATCCCGGCTCCGCCAAATAACAATTGCGCATGTAATGATTGCCCGCATATGAAAAGGAATACGCTTGAGAAATTATATCTGTGTTTGAAAAATGAGATGCCGGAAATTAGCGTACCGCAGGATATTATTGAAAAAGCCGTAAAACCAATTGAAAGAATGCTGGAGATCTCGGCCAGTTTGGGACTATAAATTTGAGATTTCACCTATTTTTTGTTGATTTCACTGATGATAATGTGATTAAGAAGAAAAAGGCTAATTTCTCAAAAAAATTTCCCGCCTTCGGCGGTAGGGTGTTTCCGGGTTGCGCTTTTTAACGTCAGTCAGGGTAACTTGTTAACATTTACTTTTTAAAAAATAGATAATGTCGTTGTTTGATAATAAAGAAAAAACAAATATTGAAGCTTTGGGCGAATTTGGCCTGATCAATTATTTGACTGAAAATATAAAAATTTCCCAAAAAAGTACAGTAAAAGGCGTTGGTGATGATGCTGCGGTACTTGATTTTGATGGAAAAAAGGTATTGGTTTCAACCGATATGTTGTTGGAAGGGATTCATTTTGATTTGGCCTATACCCCATTGAAACATTTGGGTTATAAAGCGATACAGGTTAACCTGAGTGATATTTACGCGATGAATGGCATAGCCTCGCAGGTTACGGTGTCTATCGGGATCTCCAGTAAATTTCCGCTGGAAGCCGTGGAAGAATTGTATGAAGGCATTTACTTAGCCTGCGAAAAGTATAATGTGGACCTGGTTGGAGGTGATACTTCCTCATCAAAACAAGGCCTGGTGATCAGCGTGACAGCGTTGGGTTATGCTGATGAGAAGGATATTGTGTACCGTAACGGCGCTGAAGAAGGTGATTTGATTTGTGTTTCGGGGGATTTGGGAGGAGCCTATACCGGGTTACAACTGCTGGAGCGTGAGAAGTTGATCTATTTGGAGAATCCCAATATTCAACCTGACCTGGAAGGAAAGGACTATATAGTTGAACGCCAGTTAAAGCCGGAGGCCCGCAGGGATGTAATAGAATTGCTGAAAGATATTGAGGTAAAACCGACAGCGATGATAGATGTATCCGACGGCCTGGCATCTGAATTATTGCATATCTGCAAACAAAGCAATAAAGGCTGTAATTTGTACGAGGAAAAAATTCCCATGGATCCCATGACTTTTGAAACGGCCCGCGAATTTAACCTTGACCCAACCGTTTGCGCCCTGAGTGGCGGCGAAGACTACGAGCTCCTGTTTACCGTTAAACAAGCCGACTACGACAAGATCAAGTTTAAAATGGATATCACCATTATCGGGTATATTACGGAGCCCTCAGCCGGCTGTAATTTAATAACCAAGGCAGGGAATAGCCATCCGTTGAAGGCGCAGGGATGGAATGCGTTTAGCCCCCCGGCGCCCTGAAACGGGAGTTTTTGATGATAAATATTTTTAACCCGTTTTAATGTTGGTCGTTTTCGTGGCGGCCGCATGATTTAGGGTAGCCTCTACGAGGCAATATGGCGTGGTTGGTTTTTTTTCTACAAGGGGTTGAGCCTATGGCTCATTTACATATTGTTAGTAGTATTTACAAATTTCCGGATGTCCAGTTTGACCAATGATTAGTTGGTTTAAGCGTGGGTTTCCACAAAGACGTATCCCGCTTCACAAGAATTTTGGCTAATAACTGATAAGTTTCTTGTGTGCTTGGCAGATTACCCGGTTTATAGACACTTTCAAAATGAAATTTCCCGATGGTCATTAGCTTGGGAATATTGGCTGGAATGTGTTCCCTTATTTCAGCGTCTGTCGCAGCTATGGTTGATGGGGCGGTTTCGCTTAAATACCGCACAATATCGCCAAAACCGATCAGTTTTTTTGGGTTGTCGTCACTGCGCGGAATAATGCCCAGGCGGGCGTATTTAGACAGATCGTGCTCTATCTTTACTTTCTTACCCCTGATATTTACTTCGTTTGCTAAGGGACTGATTAATTCAAATTGTTCGTAGTCTGAGCCTTTTTTATTACGAATCCTTTCATATTCGCCCCCGGAAATAAGGACAATATTGCTGGTATTTGTGATATAGTTTCTTTCGGGATATTTGTCCACAGGATAATTTATACAATTTCCGAAGTAATCTAATTCAATCTCAGCATCGCCGGCTCTATTTTGATACCCGCTTTTTTCAAAAACAATTGCCCACCGATTTTTGTCAGCGTACAAATGGATTCTGCTACCCGCTGTTACACAATATCCATGTTCCAGATCGAGCATAAAATTGTACTTTATGTCCCCGCTGTTTCCAGGCGGATAAAAGTCATTGGGAACACCCCTAAAGGCCAGGTCCAACTGTTTAAGAATATCATCTTCAGTATAGGCTTTTTGAACACTCACCGGTTTGCAGTCGTTGAATAAAAGTATAGCAAGCGTAAAAATAAACGTGATAATCTTCATCATATAAAAATAGCATTAAGTAGCTTATTGCTACTCCTCCCCAATATATTTCTGATCCAATTGCTTATTGGCTTTTGCCCCAAGCCCCTTAATTTTTTCGGCGGTTTTGGTGAGGTTGCCATTGCCTTCGGTGAGTTTGCTGATGGCGCTATCGTAGGCGTTTTGGCTTAGTTTAATGTTTTTGCCGATGCCTTCCATGTCGCCCATAAAACCAACAAATTTGTCGTACATGGCGCCGCTTAAACGGGCAATTTCCAAAACATTGCGGTTTTGCCGTTCCTGTTTCCAGATGCTGGCGATGGTGCGCAGCGTTGCCAGTAAGGTAGATGGGCTAACAATTACCACCCGTTTATCCCAGGCATCACTGAATAATTCAGCATCAATTTGTACGGCAAAACTGAAGGAAGATTCTATCGGCACAAAAAGCAAAACAAAATCCGGCGAATTGATCTGGTACAGGTCGTGATAGTTTTTGGAAGATAGATTGAGCACGTGTCCGCGAATAGATTCTACGTGTGCTTTCGAATAAAGTTTACGCTCGTCTTCGGTTTCAGCATTAACCAAACGCTCGTAAGCGATTAAAGACACTTTTGAGTCGATAATCAGGTGTTTCTCATCAGGAAGGTCTATGATAGCGTCAGGCTGCAGCCGGTTGCCCTGGGCATCGCTTAAACTGGCTTGCAGGCGGTATTCCCTGTCTTTCACCAGGCCCGACCGTTCCAGCACCCGTTCCAGGATCACTTCTCCCCAATTACCCTGTTTTTTATTATCGCCCTTTAAGGCTTTGGTTAAATTCTGCGCCTCGTTGCTGATCGTTTGGTTTAACTCCATCAGTTGGGTGATCACGCCTTTCAGGGTATTGCGTTCCGCCGCTTCCATATTATAAACCTTTTCCACTTTTTCCTCAAACGCCCTGATGTTTTCTTTTAGGGGATTGAGCAGGATGTCCATACTGGTGCGGTTGGTCTCGATAAACTTTTGTGATTTTTCGTCCAGTAATTTATTGGCGATATTTTGAAACTCCAGCTGGAATTTTTGCTGGATCTCCCTGATCGAGGCCTCCTGTTCAGCCAGGCGCTGGCGCTGGGCAATCAGTTGTTCTTCGGCTTTGGCCACGCGGTTCTTTTCAACAAGCAATTCCTGGTTAAGGCGGATGGTCAGATGATCATATCTTTCTCTTTCCTCCTGCAATTGGCGGTCTGCCTTATCCCGTTCCATGGTTAACCCGGCGGCGCGTTCTTCGGCTTTGGCCAGCAATATATTCAGGGAGGTATTGTCATTTTTTAAGCGTGATAATTCCTCTGCTGAAATGCCATTGGCCGACGCCGGTTTCTTTAAAAAAAGAAGCACCGCGATTAAAAGAATGACTATCGAAGAAATTAAAAGATACAGATCCATTTTGATAAAAATATTAGCAAAACGAAGGTAGAGAAAAGTTAGTAAAGTCCGAAAGTCAGTAAAGACCGGAAAGAAAAAACCGCTATAGTTTCCCCTTTAGGGGGTTAGGGGGCTATTGTACCCTTTCCACCCTCAACCCCACATCGCTTACTTCGCGCAACGGGTTATCCCGCATATTTTGCTCGATATAAAAAGTATAAACCCCTTTGGCCGGGAATTTATAATTGGAGCGAAAGGGCGCCTGGTAGGCGTATAAATCTCCTGACCCTTTACCCAGCCATTCACCTTCTTTATTGGCAAGTTTAAGCTCATAGCGGGTAACCTCAGTTTTTTTATCAGGATTAACCTGGGTGATCAGCACAAAAATATTGGAGTATTTATAATCCCCCGTAACCCTTAAATTCATTTCCAGGTTATAGGGGATCTTTTCGTCATCAATCTTTACATCAAACCTAACCCGGTTGATATAGGTCCAGTTATGGTTTTCAACTTCGCTGCTTTTATCAATAACAGCATTTTTATCGGTGCATGCCGCCACCGACAGTAAAACCGCTGTAGCGGCAAATGAAAAAAATATATTGATTACCCGTTTCATTTATTCAGTTCCCGGCTGCGGCCCTTTGTTATTATCATTTCGCCTGTTTTTATTAGGCCTGAATTTCTTCTTTTTATTCGGATTAGGTGCTCCTTCCGGCCGTGGTGTACCTTCCGGTCTTGCTGCACCTTCAGGCCGCGGGCCCTGTGCTGCAACCGGCCTTTGTCCGGGTGTGCCGTTTGGACGCGGCCCATTGCCTGCCGGCCTGGGTGTGCTGCCTGATGCCTGCGCCGGACGTTGCCCGTTTTCACCGGCGCTACCGCCGGGCCGCTGGTTTTTATTCCGGTTCTTATTTTTGTTTTTGTTACGGTTGCGGTTTTCGTCCAGGCGGGTTAGGCTGTCCTGTCCAACAACATTTTCATAATCCAGCACTTTTACCGGTTTTGTTTCTATTTCAACTACCTCACCCAGATCTGGCGGAATAATGCCTTCGCGGTTCATTTTCTGAACTTCCCGAACCCTGTCTAATGGCAGCGGGATCCATGATTCCTCCCGTGGATAGCTGAACCACATCAGCTTTTTAAATATATCCGTTTTTTGCAAACGCGCATCACCCTTTTCAGTTCTTAAAACATTCACATTATCGGGAATATATTTAAGCGCATCCATATAAGTGTCCAGCTCGTAATTTAAACAGCACTTGAGTTTACCGCACTGGCCCGCAAGTTTTAGTGTATTTAACGATAGGTTTTGGTAACGTGCTGCAGAGGTGGATACTGTTTTAAAATCAGTAAGCCAGGTAGAGCAGCAAAGCTCGCGCCCGCATGACCCAATACCCCCCAGCCGGCTGGCTTCCTGGCGCATCCCGATCTGGCGCATTTCGATCCGGATCCGGAAAGTTTCCGCCATTTTTTTGATCAGTTCCCTGAAATCGACGCGGCCTTCGGCCGTATAATAAAACGTGGCTTTTGATTTATCGCCCTGGTAGTCCACATCACTTAACTTCATGGATAAGTTAAGTTCCAGTGCAAGTTTCCTTGATTTGTGCATGGTTTCCCATTCCAGGTCTTTTGCGGCTTTCCACTTATCCACATCGGCAGGCGTAGCCTTGCGGTAGATCTTTTTGGCAACGTCGGCTTCTTTTACCCGGCGTTTAACCATCTGCATCCGCACCAGTTCGCCAGTGATGGAAACATGGCCAATATCATAGCCACCGGTTGTTGTTTCAACCGCTACCAGTTCACCCGCCTCCAGGTAAATGTTATCATTATTAAGGTAAAATTCTTTTCTTGATCCTTTAAATTTTACTTCAACAACGTTGAAAGGCTTATAATTTGTCGGCATATCCATATTGGACAGCCAATCGTAAACATCTAACTTGCTGCAGCCATTGGTGAGGCACGAGCCGTTACTTTTGCAGCCCGCCGGAGAACATCCCCCGGTTGAGCAACTTCCACATCCCATAATTAATCTGGTATATTAGGTGTCCGCTTTCTGGCGGATCGTTAAACTTATTAACTTAATAATCTGTAAAGATACATCTAAAAATAAAATTTTAGGGTTTGCATTTCGTTCTATATGATAGTGGGCTTTTTCAAGCTCGTTGATGATCCCCTGTGCCAGCGGAATACTCATGGCTTTGGCCATCCGTTGGGCGGTTTCCAGCTCGCCGGGCGGCAAGTGAACCAGGTTTTCAGCGCCCGATAAAAGGAGACAGCATTCGCGTAAAAAGTTGATCCCGTAACGCAAAAAATTCTTCTGATTTTCACGCCCCATTTTTGAAGCCTGGTCAACAAAACCGACGATTTCAATCCCTTTGTTCCCAAAACACAAGCGCAGCCATTGCACAAACTGGTTATGAAAACTATCGTTGCCATCCTGCAGCATGGCCAGCGCTTCGGTTAAATTGCCGTTGCTTAAATAGGCTATTTGTGCTGCCGCTTCGTCCGTCTGGTGATGTTTTTCAACCAGGAAATCTTTTATTTCATGATACCCTAATGCCGGAATTTTGATCAGTTGCGTACGCGAAAGGATGGTGTTTAAAATCTGGTCCTGGTTTTGGGCCACCAATAAAAACAGGGTATTGGGCTGCGGCTCTTCAATAATTTTGAGCAGTGCATTGCCCTCCTTGTCTAAATATTCGGGCAGCCAGAGGATCAAAATTTTGTAGGCCGATTCAAAGGGTTTAAAGCTGAGTTTTTTGATGATCTGGTGGCATTCGGCAATGTTAATATTGGCCTGCTTGTTCTCCGCCTCCAAATATCCGCGCCAGGTATCCAAACTTAAATAAGGATTTGCGATAAAAGCTTCGCGCCATTGTTCGATAAAGGTAATAGCGGTATCATCCTTGTGTTTGGCAAAAAACGGGTACGAGAAATGCAGGTCGGGGTGCATCAGTTTCTGGTACTTGCGGCAGGAAGAACATTCGCCGCAGGAATCCTCCGGCTGTTTATCTTCGCAGGATAAATATTGCGCGTAGGCAACAGCTAAAGCCAGGCTGCCCGAGCCCGCGGGGCCCAAAAACAACTGTGCATGACTCACCCGGTTTTCTTTTACCGAATTGATCAAACGTTGCTTTATGGCATCCTGTCCTACTATTTGCTTAAACTGCATTGGTGCAAATTAGGGAATAGATTTGAGATGTGAGATATGAGATGTGAGATTTTGCTTGCATAAGTTACGTTTAAAGCAAATTTTACGCAAGATGGTGTAATAATAAGCGGTTTAGGGCGCATTTTTGATTAATTCATTTACTTTTGAAGGATGTATCAATTGGTTTTATTACTTGACGCCCGCGTCTCAAATCTCAAATCTCATATCTCACATCTCCTATGAGGGTCATGGCTTTTGACTACGGTACCAAGCGTATCGGCATAGCGGTTACGGATCCGATGCAGATCATCGCTACCGGGTTGGACACCATTCACCCGATAAAAATTATTGATTACCTGAAAAAATACCTGCAAACCGAGCAGGTGGAACGTTTTATTGTAGGCGAACCAAAACAAATGGATAATACGCCCTCGCAATCGGCGATTCATGTGAAGGGATTTGTCAACCTGCTGAAAAAAACCTTCCCGGATACCCCGGTTGAAATGCTGGATGAGCGCTTTACGTCAAAAATGGCGTCAGCTACCATTGCGCAAAGCGGCATGAATAAAAAGCACCGCCAAAATAAGGAGCTGGTGGATACCATTTCGGCCGTGATCCTGCTGCAATCGTGGATGCAAAAGAAATTTTATTGATTTTTGGGGATTACACCATAGGTGTTCGGAAGATAGATTTTCTCCCACAAATATTGAGTGAGGTGTCATGGTGAGGCTCTCGAACCATGTGGGCAAAGGCCTTTACACCATGCATAACCGCTAATGCATAGTCCGCGATTCCCCACGCACATGCTTCGAGAGCCTCAGCATGACACCCTTTTTGGTCTTCCGAACACCCAAGGGGATTACACCTATTGGGGGATGATTTATTCACTATCATTTATTTTTTAGTGGTGTTCATGAGCTCGCTGCGCTCGGTTTCACCGATTGCAGACGTTCAGGCTTTAGTAGTACAGCTTGAAAGCACCAAAGGGAGGCTATGTAAAATAGTGTAAACCCGGCTTTAACGAATAAGCGTGTAAACAACTTATTAACAAATCTTTACAAAACATTAATTTTTAAATGTGTAAACCTTTTGTAAACCCTTTCTGTGCTTTTTGAGTTCAATGAAATTGTAAGGTTGACGACTGGTCAATTTAGAGTTGACACAATTCTATGAGGTTTCTGCGGCTTGTTTGATCACCTGGTTTCTTGTAACCAGTAGCCTGCGCATGTAGCGGGTTAGAAAAAGGAAATTCGCCAACTTTCCCAGCCATCCCATCGGCGATTCAAAATCAAAAACATCTTTCATGATGGTTTGTCCATCAGCATAAAAAAAAAGATGATCATGCCGGAAGCTTTTGAAGGCGCCGCTCAACATTTCGTCCGTAAAATAATTGGGGTACTCAAATCGGGTAATTTTCGAAGTTAGCGTTTGCCGGATGCCAAAATGCTTTGCCTGCCAGGTAACCGTTTCGCCTAATCCAATCAGGCCGCTGGTTCGGCCGGCAATGGCTTGTTCACCGGTTTGTTTGGTGGACTCCATGTGGAGATCGATACTCCTTGCCAAATCAAAGCAAACTTCGATGGGGGCATTGATGCTGGTGGACAATTCGATGATCACAGATTTTAACTGATTTATTAGATTTCACTGATAAAAAAATAAAACAAGGATAGTGATTAATACCCGCCGATAGAAATCTGTGTAATCCGGAAAATCCTCCTAAATCAGTGATCAGAACTCAGCGTTTTTAGGAAACCTTGGGAAAGGGATCACATCCCTGATATTTCCCATACCGGTTACAAACAGCACCAAACGCTCAAAACCTAAGCCAAAACCGGCATGAGGACAGGCGCCAAAACGGCGGGTATCCAGGTACCACCATAATTCTTCTTTGGGGATGCCCATTTCGTCCATGCGCTGCTCCAGCTTATCCAGGCGTTCTTCGCGCTGCGAACCGCCAACGATTTCGCCGATGCCGGGGAACAGGATATCCATGGCGCGAACGGTTTCATTTCCATTCGCATCCGTTTCATTCTGCCGCATGTAAAACGCTTTGATCTGTTTGGGGTAATCGGTAAGGATCACCGGCTTTTTAAAATGTTTTTCTACCAGGTAACGTTCATGCTCCGATTGCAGGTC
This genomic window contains:
- a CDS encoding SRPBCC family protein, producing the protein MIIELSTSINAPIEVCFDLARSIDLHMESTKQTGEQAIAGRTSGLIGLGETVTWQAKHFGIRQTLTSKITRFEYPNYFTDEMLSGAFKSFRHDHLFFYADGQTIMKDVFDFESPMGWLGKLANFLFLTRYMRRLLVTRNQVIKQAAETS
- a CDS encoding DUF7003 family protein, coding for MMKIITFIFTLAILLFNDCKPVSVQKAYTEDDILKQLDLAFRGVPNDFYPPGNSGDIKYNFMLDLEHGYCVTAGSRIHLYADKNRWAIVFEKSGYQNRAGDAEIELDYFGNCINYPVDKYPERNYITNTSNIVLISGGEYERIRNKKGSDYEQFELISPLANEVNIRGKKVKIEHDLSKYARLGIIPRSDDNPKKLIGFGDIVRYLSETAPSTIAATDAEIREHIPANIPKLMTIGKFHFESVYKPGNLPSTQETYQLLAKILVKRDTSLWKPTLKPTNHWSNWTSGNL
- the nadB gene encoding L-aspartate oxidase: MTKTVDFLVVGSGIAGLSFALKAAKHGKVLIVTKSNEDESNTKYAQGGVAVVVDKKDDSFEKHIQDTLISGDGLCDKEVVEAVVKEGPARINEIIDYGTNFDKTNDGLYDLAKEGGHSEFRVLHYKDITGFEIERSLLEQIHNNPNIEILTHYFAVDLITQHHLGVLVGKSTTDITCYGIYAFNNHTKNVEKILSKVTVMASGGAGHIYSITTNPTIATGDGVAMVYRAKGKVRNMEFIQFHPTALYNPGEYPSFLISEAVRGFGGILKRTNGEEFMQEYDERKSLAPRDITARAIDAEMKKSGEDFVYLDIRHRSKKDILKHFPNIYAKCLEIGIDMTKDMIPVAPACHYMCGGVMVDHVGRSSLLRLYACGECSSTGLHGANRLASNSLLEALVFAHRIYEDAIMQFKDITIPENIPDWDEKGVQLSNEDILVTHNVREMQKVMNDYVGIVRSDFRLERAMRRLGLLYEETEDFYKKTKLSVKLCELRNLIQVSFLVVKSAMMRKESRGLHSTTDYPFHADVIEDTVF
- a CDS encoding DNA polymerase III subunit, with product MQFKQIVGQDAIKQRLINSVKENRVSHAQLFLGPAGSGSLALAVAYAQYLSCEDKQPEDSCGECSSCRKYQKLMHPDLHFSYPFFAKHKDDTAITFIEQWREAFIANPYLSLDTWRGYLEAENKQANINIAECHQIIKKLSFKPFESAYKILILWLPEYLDKEGNALLKIIEEPQPNTLFLLVAQNQDQILNTILSRTQLIKIPALGYHEIKDFLVEKHHQTDEAAAQIAYLSNGNLTEALAMLQDGNDSFHNQFVQWLRLCFGNKGIEIVGFVDQASKMGRENQKNFLRYGINFLRECCLLLSGAENLVHLPPGELETAQRMAKAMSIPLAQGIINELEKAHYHIERNANPKILFLDVSLQIIKLISLTIRQKADT
- a CDS encoding gliding motility lipoprotein GldH; translated protein: MKRVINIFFSFAATAVLLSVAACTDKNAVIDKSSEVENHNWTYINRVRFDVKIDDEKIPYNLEMNLRVTGDYKYSNIFVLITQVNPDKKTEVTRYELKLANKEGEWLGKGSGDLYAYQAPFRSNYKFPAKGVYTFYIEQNMRDNPLREVSDVGLRVERVQ
- the nadA gene encoding quinolinate synthase NadA; the encoded protein is MDTFEEINVKGFADEFIDPTLDLFDEIEKLKKEKNAVILAHYYQEPDIQDIADYIGDSLGLSQQAAKTDADIIVFAGVHFMAETAKILSPSKKVLLPDIKAGCSLADSCPPHLFRKFKEQYPDHLVITYVNCTAELKAMSDIVCTSSNAVGIVESLPKDQKIIFGPDKNLGAYVAKKTGRNLVLWNGACMVHEIFSREKITKLKERHPGAKLLAHPECEDAILQMADYIGSTTGILKYASKHGDKEFIVATESGIIHQMEKENPGKTFIPAPPNNNCACNDCPHMKRNTLEKLYLCLKNEMPEISVPQDIIEKAVKPIERMLEISASLGL
- the rmuC gene encoding DNA recombination protein RmuC — encoded protein: MDLYLLISSIVILLIAVLLFLKKPASANGISAEELSRLKNDNTSLNILLAKAEERAAGLTMERDKADRQLQEERERYDHLTIRLNQELLVEKNRVAKAEEQLIAQRQRLAEQEASIREIQQKFQLEFQNIANKLLDEKSQKFIETNRTSMDILLNPLKENIRAFEEKVEKVYNMEAAERNTLKGVITQLMELNQTISNEAQNLTKALKGDNKKQGNWGEVILERVLERSGLVKDREYRLQASLSDAQGNRLQPDAIIDLPDEKHLIIDSKVSLIAYERLVNAETEDERKLYSKAHVESIRGHVLNLSSKNYHDLYQINSPDFVLLFVPIESSFSFAVQIDAELFSDAWDKRVVIVSPSTLLATLRTIASIWKQERQNRNVLEIARLSGAMYDKFVGFMGDMEGIGKNIKLSQNAYDSAISKLTEGNGNLTKTAEKIKGLGAKANKQLDQKYIGEE
- the ricT gene encoding regulatory iron-sulfur-containing complex subunit RicT, with product MGCGSCSTGGCSPAGCKSNGSCLTNGCSKLDVYDWLSNMDMPTNYKPFNVVEVKFKGSRKEFYLNNDNIYLEAGELVAVETTTGGYDIGHVSITGELVRMQMVKRRVKEADVAKKIYRKATPADVDKWKAAKDLEWETMHKSRKLALELNLSMKLSDVDYQGDKSKATFYYTAEGRVDFRELIKKMAETFRIRIEMRQIGMRQEASRLGGIGSCGRELCCSTWLTDFKTVSTSAARYQNLSLNTLKLAGQCGKLKCCLNYELDTYMDALKYIPDNVNVLRTEKGDARLQKTDIFKKLMWFSYPREESWIPLPLDRVREVQKMNREGIIPPDLGEVVEIETKPVKVLDYENVVGQDSLTRLDENRNRNKNKNKNRNKNQRPGGSAGENGQRPAQASGSTPRPAGNGPRPNGTPGQRPVAAQGPRPEGAARPEGTPRPEGAPNPNKKKKFRPNKNRRNDNNKGPQPGTE
- the thiL gene encoding thiamine-phosphate kinase, with protein sequence MFDNKEKTNIEALGEFGLINYLTENIKISQKSTVKGVGDDAAVLDFDGKKVLVSTDMLLEGIHFDLAYTPLKHLGYKAIQVNLSDIYAMNGIASQVTVSIGISSKFPLEAVEELYEGIYLACEKYNVDLVGGDTSSSKQGLVISVTALGYADEKDIVYRNGAEEGDLICVSGDLGGAYTGLQLLEREKLIYLENPNIQPDLEGKDYIVERQLKPEARRDVIELLKDIEVKPTAMIDVSDGLASELLHICKQSNKGCNLYEEKIPMDPMTFETAREFNLDPTVCALSGGEDYELLFTVKQADYDKIKFKMDITIIGYITEPSAGCNLITKAGNSHPLKAQGWNAFSPPAP
- the ruvX gene encoding Holliday junction resolvase RuvX; the protein is MRVMAFDYGTKRIGIAVTDPMQIIATGLDTIHPIKIIDYLKKYLQTEQVERFIVGEPKQMDNTPSQSAIHVKGFVNLLKKTFPDTPVEMLDERFTSKMASATIAQSGMNKKHRQNKELVDTISAVILLQSWMQKKFY